The genomic segment TCTTCCCATTGCTTGATACTTAAAGCAATGGGATTTTTTATAATTACAGTGATTGGGTTGATTTTCTGTAAAAACAGAATATACTATATAGTAATACTTATATATAATATATACAGTTATAAGGAGGTTGTGATATGAAATATGAGCAATTTGCAAAACTCACTCAGATTGCATTGGGAAAACAAAAAGCTGATTTAGTTTTGAAAAATGCCGGCGTTGTTAATGTATTTTCGGGCGAAATCATTACCGCGGATGTTGCAATTTCGGACGGAATCATTGTTGGTGTAGGTTGTTATGAAGGTGCGTTGGAACAAGACATGAGCGGTAAAATACTTTGCCCCGGCTTTATTGACTCGCACCTGCACTTTGAATCCACACTGGTAGCCCCCCCTGAACTGATTGCTAATGCCGTTGCATTTGGCACAACAACTTATATTGCCGACCCGCACGAGAGCGCAAATGTGTGCGGATTGAGGGGCGTTGAGTACATATTAAAGCAAACCGAACAAGTGCCCGCAAATGTATTTGTGATGATGCCGTCCTGTGTACCGTCTGCCGTATTTGAAGACAACGGCTGCAAACTTACAGCAGAGCATATGAAAGGATTTATAAATCACCCACGTATACTGGGGCTTGGTGAAGTAATGGATTACCGCGGTGTGGTAACGGCAGACAAAGCAATGTACGAAAAGTTGGAGTTGTTCCGCCATAAAATATTGGATGGACACGCTCCGTTTTTACAAGATTTTGACCTCGCCGCCTATTCACTGGCGGGTATTGCTACCGACCACGAGTGCTGTAACTTTGAATATGCAATGAAAGAACGCCGTGACGGAATGCAAATACTAATACGAGAAGGCACAGCGGCAAAAAATTTGGAGGCAATTGTTCGCGGTATTGTAGAAAACAACATTGACACCAACGGCTTTTGCTTTTGTACTGACGATAAGCATATTGAGGAGATACGGCGTGAAGGGCACATCAGCCATTGCATAAAAAAAGCGATCTCCCTTGGCATCTCTCCTGTGCATGCAATACAGATGGCAACAATCAACGCCGCAACATGTTATCATCTTGACGGCATCGGTGCCATTGCCCCGGGTTATCAAGCGGATATCGTTGTGCTGGACGATTTGGAGCAAGTGAAAATTTCACGCGTATATCACAAAGGTATTGCGGTAAGTGAAAACACCACACCTGCAAAGGCAGAAGTTCTACCTTGTTATGGTGCAATTCGCGAGAGCGTACATGTTGCTGCACTTGACGAAAGCAGCTTTGTACTGAATGCAGAAGATAAACCGTTCCCTGTAATCGTGTTGATTGATGGACAAATACTCACCAAGCGCATCGACGCCGTGCTGCCTGAAAAGGATGGCAAGTTTATTCCAAATGCAGAGTACAACAAGATTGCGGTAATCGAGCGCCACAAAGCAAGCGGGCGCATCGGTATCGGCGCAATAAAAGGCTTTGGTATCAAAGGCGGAGCGATTGCTTCCAGTGTATCGCACGACTGCCATAACATCATTGTTGCAGGTGATAACGACACTGATATATTGCTGGCTGTTCGCGAACTGGTACGTACTCAGGGCGGCTATGCGATTGCAGGCGGAGGTAAAGTAGTTGCCTCACTTCCATTGCCTGTCATGGGTTTAATGAGCGATACGGGATTTGAACAGGTAAACAGCACACTGCATAGCATGGTAGAGTTGGCGCATAACATGGGCGTCAACCCGAATATCGACCCATTTATTACACTCTCCTTTACCGCACTTCCAGTCATCCCCGAATTGAGGTTAACTACACGCGGAATTTATGATGTGCAAAAAGAACAGTTTGTGTGATATGATACAGCTGTTAACGTTTAAAATGTGGGCACACTGCTAGGACTTATAAAAGAATGTTTTAAGGGCATCCTCGTTTTGCTAAACGAGGATGCCCTTATTCGCATACTTCTTATTACAAACAAAGCAAAGTC from the Hydrogenoanaerobacterium saccharovorans genome contains:
- the ade gene encoding adenine deaminase, whose product is MKYEQFAKLTQIALGKQKADLVLKNAGVVNVFSGEIITADVAISDGIIVGVGCYEGALEQDMSGKILCPGFIDSHLHFESTLVAPPELIANAVAFGTTTYIADPHESANVCGLRGVEYILKQTEQVPANVFVMMPSCVPSAVFEDNGCKLTAEHMKGFINHPRILGLGEVMDYRGVVTADKAMYEKLELFRHKILDGHAPFLQDFDLAAYSLAGIATDHECCNFEYAMKERRDGMQILIREGTAAKNLEAIVRGIVENNIDTNGFCFCTDDKHIEEIRREGHISHCIKKAISLGISPVHAIQMATINAATCYHLDGIGAIAPGYQADIVVLDDLEQVKISRVYHKGIAVSENTTPAKAEVLPCYGAIRESVHVAALDESSFVLNAEDKPFPVIVLIDGQILTKRIDAVLPEKDGKFIPNAEYNKIAVIERHKASGRIGIGAIKGFGIKGGAIASSVSHDCHNIIVAGDNDTDILLAVRELVRTQGGYAIAGGGKVVASLPLPVMGLMSDTGFEQVNSTLHSMVELAHNMGVNPNIDPFITLSFTALPVIPELRLTTRGIYDVQKEQFV